The following are encoded in a window of Magnolia sinica isolate HGM2019 chromosome 11, MsV1, whole genome shotgun sequence genomic DNA:
- the LOC131218297 gene encoding alcohol dehydrogenase 1-like, with protein sequence MPSTTVGQVIRCKAAIAWEAGKPLVIEEVEVAPPQAMEVRLKILFTSLCHTDVYFWEAKGQTPLFPRIFGHEAGGIVESVGKDVTELKPGDHVLPIFTGECKDCSHCKSKESNLCELLRINTDRGVMINDEQSRFSINGKPIYHFLGTSTFSEYTVVHVGCVAKINPAAPLDKVCVVSCGISTGLGAALNVAKPPKGSTVAVFGLGAVGLAAAEGARISGASRIIGIDLNSKKFDEAKKFGVTEFVNPKEHDKPVQEVIAKMTGGGVDRSLECSGNINSLISAFECVHDGWGVAVLVGIPHKDAVFKTNPLNVLSERTLKGTFFGNYKPRTDIPEVVEKYMNKELDLDKFITHEVPFSEINKAFDYMLKGEGLRCLIRMDG encoded by the exons atgccGTCAACTACAGTTGGTCAGGTTATCCGATGCAAAG cTGCGATAGCATGGGAAGCTGGGAAGCCGTTGGTGATAGAAGAGGTAGAAGTGGCACCACCACAGGCAATGGAAGTTCGTTTGAAAATTCTTTTTACTTCCCTCTGTCATACTGATGTCTACTTCTGGGAAGCCAAG GGGCAGACACCCTTGTTCCCTCGCATCTTTGGCCATGAGGCTGGGGG GATTGTGGAAAGTGTTGGAAAAGATGTGACGGAACTCAAACCAGGCGATCATGTGCTCCCTATATTCACTGGCGAATGCAAGGACTGTTCCCACTGCAAATCAAAGGAAAGCAACTTGTGTGAACTCCTTAGAATAAACACTGATAGGGGAGTGATGATCAACGATGAGCAATCGAGGTTCTCCATCAATGGAAAACCCATTTACCATTTTTTAGGAACCTCTACTTTCAGTGAATACACTGTTGTTCATGTTGGTTGTGTTGCCAAGATCAACCCTGCTGCTCCTCTTGATAAAGTTTGCGTTGTTAGTTGCGGAATCTCAACAG GTCTTGGTGCCGCTTTGAATGTTGCAAAACCTCCAAAGGGTTCTACCGTTGCTGTTTTCGGATTGGGAGCTGTCGGCCTTGCG GCTGCCGAAGGGGCAAGAATCTCTGGGGCCTCAAGGATCATTGGGATAGATTTAAATTCGAAAAAATTTGATGAAG CTAAGAAATTTGGGGTTACAGAATTTGTAAATCCGAAAGAACACGATAAACCAGTTCAAGAG GTTATCGCCAAGATGACTGGTGGAGGAGTAGACCGTAGCCTTGAATGCTCTGGCAACATTAATTCTCTAATATCTGCCTTCGAATGCGTCCATGAT GGTTGGGGTGTTGCTGTACTGGTTGGCATACCTCACAAAGATGCTGTGTTCAAGACCAATCCCTTAAATGTGTTAAGTGAGAGGACTCTAAAAGGAACATTTTTTGGCAACTACAAACCACGTACCGATATTCCTGAAGTCGTCGAAAAGTATATGAATAAG GAGTTAGACTTGGATAAGTTTATAACACATGAAGTACCATTCTCTGAGATCAATAAAGCTTTTGATTACATGCTCAAAGGAGAGGGTCTTCGGTGCCTTATTCGCATGGATGGATAG